Proteins encoded together in one SAR324 cluster bacterium window:
- a CDS encoding pyridoxine 5'-phosphate synthase codes for MISLHVNVDHVATVRQARRASEPDPVTAAGLAEVAGANGITVHLREDRRHIQDRDVRVLRETVQTVLNLEMAKTAEMLKFAIEIQPEVVTLVPEKREEVTTEGGLDVVGGGDDFRKAIGELRENGMRVSLFISPDMEQIQSSAKFGATDIELHTGPYAHAKANTKVLSEAYQKLENAALEAHRLGMQVNAGHGLTYQNTQEICHLPHLRELNIGHSIVSRAIIVGFEQAVREMRDLINHQELRLVSGALGTS; via the coding sequence ATGATCTCTTTGCATGTGAATGTGGATCATGTCGCTACTGTGAGGCAGGCTCGACGTGCCTCTGAACCAGACCCCGTAACTGCGGCTGGCTTGGCTGAAGTTGCTGGTGCAAACGGCATTACCGTTCATTTACGCGAAGATCGGCGTCACATTCAGGATCGGGATGTTCGTGTTTTGAGAGAGACTGTTCAGACTGTTCTAAATTTAGAAATGGCAAAAACTGCAGAAATGCTGAAGTTTGCAATTGAAATCCAGCCTGAAGTAGTAACTCTAGTACCTGAAAAGCGAGAGGAAGTAACTACTGAAGGTGGTTTGGATGTCGTTGGTGGAGGAGATGATTTTAGGAAAGCGATTGGTGAGCTACGAGAAAATGGGATGAGGGTGAGCTTGTTCATAAGTCCTGACATGGAGCAAATTCAAAGCAGTGCTAAATTTGGAGCAACAGATATTGAGTTGCACACTGGCCCATATGCGCATGCTAAAGCAAATACTAAAGTTCTTTCTGAAGCCTACCAAAAACTAGAAAATGCTGCTTTGGAAGCTCATCGACTCGGGATGCAAGTGAATGCGGGTCATGGGTTGACTTACCAGAATACTCAGGAGATCTGTCATCTTCCACATCTAAGGGAATTGAATATTGGTCATAGTATTGTCAGTAGGGCCATTATTGTTGGCTTTGAGCAAGCGGTTCGAGAGATGAGGGATTTGATCAATCACCAGGAACTTAGACTAGTTAGTGGGGCCTTGGGAACCTCATGA
- a CDS encoding CdaR family protein produces MTTVSPLVEQKNHHRIPQLLHNQVRFQVGMRNNLPFKVLAIVLALTVWFLAKQEEKPVQVSFFAPIIFTNLPPMLQVSVNPTQVNVAAMVSQRRSSSLNPAEIRMLLDLETARPGTYTFPVEADNLQTPVPLDIERIAPNQVELVIEELIEKELPLQARYSGQLGAGYLLEQIEIVPPTAKIRGPKRLLDPLSQLMTREIDLNNLDSSIDMLVKIDLPSQEFQIVNQGIDYYSAKITLGALPVKKRFDNVPIYFRNSEYVSLINPSTFNLFLEGPPEVVNSLNSSDVYGTLDLLEYVPGSYQITPKPVVPRQVSVLQQWPIISLWVKSTPLSDSEKQENQRLVEGLTTPNPSSTEP; encoded by the coding sequence TTGACGACAGTCTCTCCATTGGTCGAACAGAAGAATCATCACCGAATTCCGCAGCTTCTTCATAACCAAGTTCGATTCCAAGTTGGCATGCGGAACAATCTGCCTTTCAAGGTCCTCGCGATTGTACTAGCCTTAACTGTTTGGTTCCTCGCTAAACAAGAGGAAAAACCGGTTCAAGTCAGCTTTTTCGCTCCCATCATCTTCACGAATCTGCCACCAATGCTACAGGTGTCAGTGAACCCAACCCAAGTCAATGTCGCTGCCATGGTAAGCCAGCGCCGAAGTAGCTCTCTGAATCCTGCGGAAATCCGGATGCTACTCGACCTGGAAACAGCGCGTCCTGGAACTTATACATTTCCTGTTGAAGCAGATAATCTACAAACCCCTGTCCCACTGGATATTGAGAGAATTGCACCTAATCAGGTAGAGTTAGTAATTGAAGAGTTGATCGAAAAAGAGCTTCCTCTTCAAGCACGCTACAGTGGACAACTGGGTGCGGGCTATCTTTTGGAGCAGATTGAGATTGTTCCCCCAACTGCTAAAATTCGTGGCCCTAAACGCCTGCTGGATCCACTCTCGCAGTTGATGACCAGAGAGATTGATCTGAATAATCTAGACAGTTCCATCGACATGTTGGTCAAAATTGATTTGCCTTCTCAAGAATTTCAGATCGTGAATCAGGGGATTGATTATTACAGTGCGAAGATCACGTTGGGAGCTTTACCCGTCAAGAAACGCTTTGACAATGTACCTATATACTTTAGAAATTCCGAATATGTTTCACTAATTAATCCGAGTACCTTCAACTTGTTTCTCGAAGGTCCACCTGAAGTAGTGAATTCGCTCAATAGCAGTGACGTATACGGGACATTAGACTTGCTTGAGTATGTTCCGGGCAGCTATCAAATCACGCCTAAACCAGTTGTTCCAAGGCAAGTTAGCGTATTGCAGCAGTGGCCAATTATCTCTCTGTGGGTCAAGTCAACTCCACTTTCTGACTCCGAAAAACAGGAAAATCAACGCTTGGTTGAAGGACTGACAACTCCAAATCCCTCTTCTACTGAACCCTGA
- the cdaA gene encoding diadenylate cyclase CdaA, translating into MDFWSLVPLRWQDLIDILLLSILFYRILLLIKGTRTIPMLMGMIILLVLYLVARFLQLDATGLLMDNLANSLVLVLVVLFQADIRNALAQFGLITLFRDNRAQQQDVAERVLAACRTMARRKIGALVVFEKEVGLRNFTDRGTPINGLVSESLLLSIFHPTSPLHDGAVILGRKGDLVAAKCILPVSMNQNLSTMLGTRHRAALGLTEETDAVVLIVSEERKEISLGFQGQLMRESEVDLKQMLFSLLSGKTSSIKTKKLSAEEDILLDDSLSIGRTEESSPNSAASS; encoded by the coding sequence ATGGATTTTTGGAGTCTGGTACCACTTCGTTGGCAGGATCTGATTGATATCCTACTGCTTTCCATCCTCTTCTATCGCATTCTACTTCTGATAAAGGGCACGAGGACTATCCCGATGTTGATGGGGATGATCATCCTGCTGGTGCTCTATTTGGTGGCTAGGTTTCTCCAGCTTGATGCTACCGGTTTGCTGATGGATAACTTGGCAAATTCATTGGTACTGGTGCTAGTTGTTTTGTTTCAAGCAGATATCCGGAACGCACTGGCTCAGTTTGGGTTAATTACTCTTTTTCGGGATAACCGAGCTCAACAGCAAGATGTTGCAGAAAGAGTTCTTGCAGCCTGTCGGACCATGGCTAGACGTAAGATTGGAGCTTTGGTTGTTTTTGAAAAGGAAGTGGGGCTCCGGAATTTTACTGACCGTGGGACTCCAATTAATGGTCTTGTCAGCGAAAGCCTTTTACTGAGTATCTTCCATCCAACATCGCCGTTGCACGACGGTGCCGTGATATTGGGTCGCAAGGGGGACCTGGTCGCAGCTAAGTGCATCTTGCCAGTCTCTATGAATCAAAATCTCTCAACAATGTTGGGCACACGACATAGAGCAGCTTTGGGTTTGACAGAAGAAACTGACGCTGTGGTCTTGATTGTCTCAGAGGAACGGAAGGAGATTAGCCTTGGTTTTCAAGGTCAGCTTATGAGAGAAAGTGAGGTAGACTTAAAGCAAATGCTATTCAGCTTGCTCAGTGGCAAGACATCCTCAATCAAAACAAAGAAATTATCTGCTGAAGAAGATATTCTCCTTGACGACAGTCTCTCCATTGGTCGAACAGAAGAATCATCACCGAATTCCGCAGCTTCTTCATAA
- the ftsH gene encoding ATP-dependent zinc metalloprotease FtsH — protein MNSMIRSLGIWLIIGLVMMILFNMMGSRSGNEQRISFTEFMDKVETGSVLEVVAQGNNVIGITDGNQRFQTQVPDYPGLYQNLRENSVRIRVSPPERGNVFLAILNSWFPMLLIIGIWIFFMRQMQGGGNRAMSFGKIRTQVTEKKDNPITFSDVQGIDEARDELGEIVDFLSDPDKFRDLGGEIPRGVLLMGDPGTGKTLLAKAIAGEAGVPFFSISGSDFVEMFVGVGASRVRDLFEQGKKNAPCIIFIDEIDAVGRARGAGLGGGNDEREQTLNQLLVEMDGFAPNEGIIVIAATNRPDVLDPALMRPGRFDRHVVVPTPDLRGRESILKVHTKQIPLSSDTDLQSIARGTPGFTGADLANLANEAALWAARNDKPQVDTGDFEYAKDKVLMGAERRSLLITDDEKRTTAYHEAGHAIVAAAIPEVDPVHKVTIIPRGRALGLTQLLPSEDHHSYSKKKLVGQLAMIMGGRAAEHLVFNRFTTGASDDLKKATEIARKMVCQWGMSEELGPLTYSEERNAYLGRDMLQHKWFSNASVKMIDTEIRGLLHDSYQRAFNLLETNRRVLDYLAEQLIETETIDGNLVRETLKNPPAIN, from the coding sequence GTGAATTCAATGATTCGTAGTTTGGGAATATGGCTGATAATCGGTCTGGTGATGATGATTCTTTTCAACATGATGGGTTCTCGCTCTGGAAACGAACAGAGAATTTCTTTTACGGAATTCATGGATAAGGTAGAGACGGGGTCTGTCTTGGAAGTCGTTGCTCAAGGTAACAATGTAATCGGCATTACAGACGGTAACCAACGCTTCCAAACACAGGTTCCTGATTATCCTGGCTTGTACCAAAATCTTCGTGAGAACAGTGTTAGAATTCGAGTGAGTCCTCCAGAGCGCGGTAACGTGTTTCTGGCAATTCTGAATAGTTGGTTCCCAATGCTGTTAATTATTGGGATTTGGATCTTTTTCATGAGACAGATGCAAGGTGGAGGCAATCGCGCAATGAGTTTTGGAAAGATCCGAACTCAAGTAACGGAGAAGAAGGATAATCCGATTACTTTTTCGGATGTTCAGGGAATCGATGAAGCCCGAGATGAGTTGGGAGAAATCGTTGATTTTCTATCAGATCCAGATAAGTTTCGGGATCTTGGTGGGGAAATTCCAAGAGGTGTACTTTTGATGGGAGATCCCGGGACTGGAAAAACGTTATTAGCGAAAGCAATCGCTGGCGAAGCCGGTGTCCCCTTCTTCAGTATCAGTGGCTCCGATTTTGTGGAAATGTTTGTCGGTGTTGGTGCGAGTCGTGTTCGCGATCTTTTCGAGCAGGGGAAAAAGAATGCGCCATGCATCATTTTCATAGATGAGATCGATGCAGTAGGAAGAGCTCGGGGTGCAGGGCTCGGAGGAGGTAATGATGAGAGAGAGCAAACCCTCAACCAACTCCTTGTTGAAATGGATGGCTTTGCTCCAAATGAGGGAATTATTGTAATAGCAGCAACAAACCGACCGGATGTGCTGGACCCAGCACTAATGAGGCCTGGTCGTTTTGACAGACATGTGGTTGTTCCAACTCCAGATTTGCGTGGCCGTGAAAGCATTCTCAAAGTTCACACTAAGCAAATACCCCTATCTTCAGACACTGACCTGCAATCCATCGCACGTGGGACACCTGGATTTACGGGAGCAGATCTAGCTAATCTCGCAAACGAAGCGGCTTTGTGGGCAGCTCGCAATGACAAACCTCAAGTTGATACAGGCGATTTCGAATACGCTAAAGACAAGGTTTTGATGGGTGCTGAGCGGCGTAGCCTTTTAATTACCGATGATGAAAAGCGTACGACAGCTTACCATGAAGCTGGCCATGCAATTGTGGCAGCTGCAATTCCTGAAGTGGATCCTGTTCACAAGGTTACTATTATTCCAAGAGGACGAGCGCTGGGGCTGACCCAACTCTTACCATCCGAAGATCATCATAGCTACTCAAAGAAAAAATTGGTTGGACAACTAGCTATGATCATGGGAGGCAGAGCAGCAGAGCATCTAGTTTTTAATCGCTTCACAACCGGGGCTTCTGACGATCTAAAAAAAGCTACTGAGATTGCCCGAAAAATGGTTTGCCAATGGGGAATGAGTGAAGAACTCGGACCGTTGACTTATTCCGAGGAGCGCAACGCTTATCTCGGGCGGGATATGCTCCAGCACAAGTGGTTTAGCAATGCGTCTGTCAAGATGATCGACACAGAAATACGGGGCCTGCTGCATGATTCCTATCAAAGAGCCTTCAACCTGCTGGAAACAAATCGACGAGTGCTAGACTACTTGGCAGAACAACTAATTGAGACCGAAACGATCGATGGGAATCTAGTTCGTGAAACTCTAAAAAACCCACCTGCCATCAACTGA
- a CDS encoding NAD(+)/NADH kinase, producing MKHIPQSYPLDLGNVGVLLSDSIQQEEIGLQICEILNATDIQAHLLGWDSDAPIPLDMLITVGGDGTVLYALSHFPNCPVLAINFGNVGFLTASNRGDLGTALQQVLSGQYVISHRSMICCEHPNGQLHAVNEIVLKGTTRMLTVDLSINQKGIRRIRGDGVIVGTATGSTAYLMAAGSPIVMPELRCMIITGLNEYDFRSRPLVVTHDSLVCLEVSKETRETDIFLAADGGEKIPLKLGDKIIIRESVRQAKLIFNDSNYFFHNLSSRLSW from the coding sequence ATGAAACACATCCCTCAATCTTATCCTCTCGATCTTGGAAACGTTGGCGTCCTGTTGAGCGACTCTATCCAACAAGAAGAGATTGGTCTGCAGATCTGCGAAATCTTGAATGCAACCGATATTCAGGCCCATTTACTTGGTTGGGATTCAGATGCACCCATACCACTGGATATGCTAATCACTGTTGGTGGCGACGGGACAGTACTCTATGCACTCAGTCACTTTCCAAATTGTCCTGTTTTAGCCATCAACTTTGGCAATGTTGGATTTCTCACTGCGAGCAATCGCGGGGACTTGGGGACTGCTCTGCAGCAGGTGCTGAGCGGTCAGTATGTAATCAGCCATCGATCCATGATTTGTTGTGAGCACCCAAATGGTCAACTGCATGCCGTCAATGAGATTGTCCTGAAAGGTACAACTCGAATGCTAACGGTCGATCTATCAATCAATCAAAAAGGCATCCGAAGAATCCGTGGGGATGGAGTCATCGTTGGGACAGCAACTGGGAGTACAGCGTATTTGATGGCTGCTGGTTCTCCGATCGTCATGCCTGAATTGCGCTGTATGATCATCACTGGTTTGAATGAATATGATTTCCGTTCTCGCCCTCTGGTCGTGACTCATGATTCCCTAGTTTGCTTGGAAGTCAGCAAGGAAACTCGTGAGACGGACATTTTCCTAGCTGCTGACGGTGGTGAAAAAATTCCATTGAAATTGGGTGATAAGATTATCATTAGAGAGTCTGTCCGTCAGGCTAAATTGATTTTTAATGATTCAAACTACTTTTTTCATAATCTATCTTCTCGCCTATCTTGGTAA
- a CDS encoding energy transducer TonB, which translates to MDKPQNFESQTATKRLSEEKTDTTKTSVQPSLTELPVQKQISKSSSPAITKNLPKIVTRSGSNLLQNNKKLAAIISSASQLPAKAPPVTSLPKLIETNLFELLAGTELVPIGAPTLMLAMQAAPTSEQLNDQEALAYSAQINNVILALWDVPFHLVDSNLTVVVRFTVQPNGKVMKYRVEDLSGNKALDNSVLTLIRDLRMFPPLPDSYTLPIYEFGIRFSPKQFQF; encoded by the coding sequence TTGGACAAACCTCAGAATTTTGAGTCCCAGACAGCAACTAAGCGATTATCTGAAGAAAAAACTGACACAACCAAAACTTCCGTTCAGCCTTCACTCACGGAACTTCCTGTACAAAAACAGATTAGTAAAAGTTCATCCCCAGCCATAACAAAGAATTTACCCAAAATTGTTACCAGAAGTGGTTCCAACTTATTGCAAAATAATAAAAAATTAGCTGCAATCATTTCATCCGCTTCCCAACTTCCAGCCAAAGCACCTCCTGTTACCTCTTTACCCAAGCTCATTGAAACCAATCTCTTTGAATTACTGGCTGGTACAGAGTTAGTTCCTATCGGTGCTCCAACCCTAATGTTAGCAATGCAGGCTGCTCCAACAAGCGAGCAATTGAATGACCAGGAGGCTTTGGCCTACTCTGCGCAAATCAACAATGTTATTCTGGCCCTATGGGATGTTCCCTTTCACCTGGTTGACAGCAATTTGACGGTAGTAGTGCGTTTTACGGTGCAGCCCAACGGAAAAGTCATGAAATATCGAGTGGAAGATCTCTCCGGTAACAAAGCTCTCGATAATTCAGTACTTACTCTGATTCGTGACTTGCGGATGTTTCCACCTCTTCCAGATTCATACACGCTGCCTATTTATGAATTTGGCATTCGCTTCAGTCCAAAGCAGTTTCAATTCTGA
- the tilS gene encoding tRNA lysidine(34) synthetase TilS, protein MRRSPLAQKLWDTLAKAEVSLQSRFLICVSGGSDSMALLHLFKEIIPSSHLHILHCNHGVRTEAHHDAVFVGEQAKLLQIPIHLRIHAGLKQLPSGFQAAAREWRRQEAECLCKLLKLSFIVQGHHREDQLETLLHRILRGTHLSNLQGIKVKQGHWLRPLLGFTKLELRNYLLQYAQIWKEDPSNAESKYTRNYLRHEVIPKLQQVAGGALGQRLQELSLQSLALQEHLQAERENIWTKVCIQDTDVLKIRNLELIRLSDLVCWEILHHWLKMNHLNPSFERLQGLAKQVKKSPRTPWCWQIGKGWQVRSKSSQLILEKIVEASTKIPRD, encoded by the coding sequence ATGCGTCGCTCTCCCCTTGCTCAGAAACTCTGGGACACGCTAGCAAAAGCTGAAGTCTCTCTTCAAAGCCGCTTCCTAATATGTGTTAGTGGGGGAAGCGACTCGATGGCACTTCTACACCTCTTCAAAGAAATTATTCCTTCTTCTCATCTCCACATTCTGCATTGCAACCACGGAGTACGAACTGAAGCCCACCATGATGCAGTCTTTGTTGGTGAACAGGCCAAATTGCTCCAAATTCCCATCCATCTACGCATCCACGCAGGCTTGAAGCAGTTACCCAGTGGTTTTCAAGCTGCCGCTAGAGAATGGCGACGTCAGGAAGCTGAATGTCTCTGTAAATTGCTGAAACTTTCTTTCATTGTGCAGGGCCACCATAGGGAGGATCAATTAGAAACTCTCTTACATCGAATTTTGCGCGGAACACACCTGAGCAATTTACAGGGAATAAAGGTGAAGCAAGGACACTGGCTCCGTCCTCTCCTTGGCTTCACAAAGCTCGAACTCAGAAATTATCTCCTCCAGTATGCTCAAATCTGGAAAGAGGACCCAAGCAATGCCGAAAGCAAGTACACTCGAAATTATCTGAGGCATGAGGTGATCCCCAAACTGCAACAAGTTGCTGGGGGAGCATTGGGACAAAGGCTCCAAGAACTCTCCCTACAAAGCTTAGCTTTGCAGGAACACCTTCAAGCAGAACGAGAAAATATCTGGACAAAAGTATGTATCCAAGACACCGATGTCCTAAAGATCCGTAACCTAGAATTAATCCGATTGTCTGACCTTGTATGTTGGGAGATTCTTCATCACTGGTTAAAAATGAATCACCTTAATCCCAGTTTTGAGCGATTGCAGGGTTTAGCCAAACAGGTCAAAAAATCACCACGTACCCCCTGGTGCTGGCAGATTGGAAAGGGTTGGCAAGTTAGATCCAAAAGCAGCCAGCTCATCCTTGAAAAAATCGTTGAAGCTTCAACAAAAATACCGCGTGATTAG
- the clpB gene encoding ATP-dependent chaperone ClpB → MDPQKFTEKSLLALEASQNEAIRRQNTQIISIHLLQTLVAQENGLIPRLLEKMEIVLPTFQMQLTKKLDALPTLSGSSAKQVSGSGELNQVLVNAEEESKKMKDSFISVEHLLLALVGEGKKGSAGSFLADCGITKEKVRKTLEEVRGHQRVNSQNPEETYQALEKYGQDLTKQAQEGKLDPVIGRDDEIRRVTQVLSRRTKNNPVLIGEPGVGKTAIVEGLAQRIVRNDVPDSLKDKRIVSLDMGALIAGAKYRGEFEERLKAVLQEVQKSDGEIILFIDELHTVVGAGKTEGAMDAGNLLKPMLARGELHCIGATTLDEYRKNIEKDPALERRFQQVLVDQPTVEDTISILRGLKERYEIHHGVRIKDNALIAAATLSNRYIADRFLPDKAIDLMDEAAAKLRVEINSMPAEMDEISRRILQLEIEKEALKKEEDSASIQRLEVLSRELADLQNKMDTLTLQWSKEKESLQSLNDFKKQLEETRLAIEQAKRNYNLEEAAKLEYGVLRDLDNQLRQAQMVAEQHQNQLLREEVSSDDIAEIVARWTGIPVSRMLESEHEKLLRLPEHLQQRVVGQHQAIETVSDAVLRARSGINDPQRPLGSFIFLGPTGVGKTELARALAEFLFDDEQSMVRIDMSEYMEKHAVARLIGAPPGYVGYEEGGQLTEAIRRRPYSVILFDEIEKAHYDVFNILLQILEDGRLTDSQGRTVDFRNALILMTSNLGSTRIMEQTLNKVDFQSIRQSVLAELNGHFRPEFLNRVDDTIVFNPLQQEDLLEIVQIQLKRLQKRLDERRIELEMSPDTMKFLREKGFDPLYGARPLKRAIQKELETPMARAFLSGTIKDGQKLNVQLRNGRIEFKPVG, encoded by the coding sequence ATGGATCCGCAAAAATTCACAGAAAAATCTTTGCTTGCCCTAGAGGCATCTCAGAATGAAGCGATTCGGAGGCAAAACACTCAGATTATCAGTATTCACCTTCTGCAAACACTGGTTGCTCAAGAAAATGGTCTGATTCCGCGATTGTTGGAGAAGATGGAAATTGTTTTACCCACTTTTCAGATGCAGCTCACAAAAAAGTTAGATGCGTTACCTACTCTCAGTGGATCCTCCGCAAAGCAAGTCAGTGGCTCAGGAGAACTAAATCAGGTCCTCGTCAATGCTGAAGAAGAATCTAAGAAGATGAAGGATTCCTTCATCAGCGTCGAGCATCTGCTGTTAGCTTTGGTGGGTGAGGGTAAGAAGGGTAGTGCCGGGAGCTTTTTGGCAGACTGTGGAATTACAAAGGAGAAAGTTCGTAAGACATTGGAAGAAGTTCGAGGCCATCAAAGGGTTAATTCACAAAACCCTGAAGAAACCTACCAAGCTTTAGAAAAATATGGGCAGGATCTCACCAAGCAAGCTCAGGAAGGCAAGCTGGATCCGGTGATTGGAAGAGATGATGAAATTCGTAGAGTTACCCAGGTTCTATCACGTCGCACAAAGAATAATCCTGTGCTAATTGGAGAACCTGGAGTTGGTAAAACTGCAATTGTGGAAGGTTTGGCCCAACGAATTGTTCGTAATGATGTTCCAGATAGCTTGAAAGATAAACGTATCGTATCCCTGGATATGGGAGCCTTGATTGCCGGTGCTAAGTATCGGGGTGAATTTGAAGAACGCCTGAAAGCTGTTCTTCAGGAAGTGCAAAAATCTGATGGTGAAATCATTCTGTTTATAGATGAATTACACACAGTAGTCGGAGCTGGGAAGACAGAAGGTGCTATGGATGCTGGTAATCTGCTGAAGCCGATGCTAGCCCGGGGTGAATTACATTGTATTGGGGCAACCACGCTGGATGAATACCGGAAAAATATCGAAAAAGACCCTGCGCTGGAACGTCGGTTTCAGCAAGTTTTGGTCGATCAACCAACCGTTGAAGACACTATTTCAATTTTGCGTGGTCTGAAAGAACGCTATGAAATTCACCACGGAGTCCGGATCAAGGACAACGCGCTAATTGCAGCAGCTACCCTTTCCAATCGCTATATTGCGGATAGGTTTCTGCCTGATAAAGCTATCGATCTGATGGATGAAGCTGCTGCAAAACTTAGAGTTGAGATCAACTCAATGCCAGCAGAGATGGATGAAATTTCGAGAAGAATTCTGCAACTCGAAATTGAAAAAGAAGCTTTGAAGAAAGAAGAGGATTCAGCCTCTATCCAGCGTCTCGAGGTTCTCAGTCGTGAGTTGGCAGATTTGCAGAACAAAATGGACACCCTAACGCTGCAATGGAGTAAGGAAAAAGAATCATTGCAATCCTTGAACGATTTTAAAAAGCAACTCGAGGAAACCCGACTTGCAATTGAACAGGCAAAGCGAAACTACAATTTGGAAGAAGCTGCCAAATTGGAATACGGAGTTTTGAGAGATCTGGATAATCAGCTTAGACAAGCCCAGATGGTTGCGGAGCAGCATCAGAACCAACTCTTACGTGAAGAAGTCAGCAGTGATGACATTGCTGAGATTGTGGCTCGATGGACTGGAATTCCTGTCAGTAGAATGCTGGAAAGTGAACATGAAAAATTGCTACGCCTTCCTGAACATTTACAACAGCGTGTAGTGGGACAGCATCAAGCGATTGAGACGGTTTCAGATGCGGTTTTGAGAGCACGTTCCGGAATCAATGACCCACAACGACCCCTCGGGAGTTTCATTTTTCTTGGGCCAACTGGAGTGGGTAAGACTGAACTGGCCCGCGCATTAGCAGAGTTTCTCTTTGATGATGAGCAAAGCATGGTGCGAATCGATATGTCTGAGTATATGGAAAAACATGCTGTGGCTCGACTGATCGGAGCTCCACCAGGCTATGTGGGCTACGAAGAAGGAGGTCAGTTGACCGAAGCGATTCGTCGGAGACCTTATAGTGTGATTCTCTTCGACGAGATTGAAAAGGCCCATTACGATGTCTTCAATATTTTACTACAGATTTTGGAGGATGGTCGACTGACAGACTCTCAGGGCAGGACCGTAGATTTTCGCAATGCACTTATTCTGATGACGTCCAATCTCGGTTCCACAAGGATCATGGAGCAGACCCTTAACAAAGTGGATTTCCAATCCATTCGACAGTCTGTCCTGGCCGAGTTGAACGGGCACTTCCGTCCTGAGTTCCTCAATCGGGTCGATGACACGATTGTATTTAATCCTCTGCAACAAGAAGATTTGCTGGAAATTGTGCAGATCCAGTTGAAGAGATTACAGAAGAGACTAGATGAGCGCAGAATTGAACTAGAGATGAGCCCAGACACAATGAAATTTCTGAGAGAAAAAGGATTTGATCCACTTTACGGAGCACGTCCGCTTAAACGAGCAATTCAGAAGGAACTGGAGACTCCCATGGCAAGAGCTTTTCTCTCAGGAACCATCAAAGATGGGCAGAAACTCAATGTTCAATTGAGAAATGGAAGAATCGAGTTCAAGCCTGTAGGCTAA
- a CDS encoding lipocalin-like domain-containing protein has translation MRYYKLILVFCGFLTLLGFSWYALHQRDLPIQSNSNLNVAEALGGGDVSGYARALEPRSFSFPSDHADHPEFRNEWWYFTGNLQSEVGHPFGFQVTLFRNSLVPELPKQSVSPWRSNQLFMGHLALSDIQEDRFYHAERFQRAALGLAGVEAQPLKIWLDDWEIKGVGNDPMKWQLLAKTEEFGINLEVTPSKPLVLQGNQGLSQKGKEPGNASYYYSFTRMIASGEVTTPQGTFDVTGSSWLDREWSTSVLESNQVGWDWFALQLNDGTDLMYYQLRDKEGKPDKQSSGKLVNPNGESRNLNFEEVALRVVEFWKSPKSGASYPAGWTLKLASENLDLEILPRMSDQELETTVSYWEGSVRVQGTQNGQPIQGIGYVEMTGYDQFMTSVDGP, from the coding sequence ATGCGATACTACAAATTGATTTTGGTTTTCTGCGGTTTTCTTACTCTCCTTGGGTTCTCTTGGTACGCACTTCATCAACGAGATCTGCCAATACAGAGTAACAGCAACTTAAATGTGGCAGAGGCATTGGGGGGTGGAGATGTATCTGGCTATGCACGTGCATTGGAGCCAAGGTCTTTTTCATTTCCCAGTGATCACGCTGATCATCCAGAATTTCGCAATGAGTGGTGGTATTTTACTGGGAATCTGCAGAGTGAAGTCGGGCATCCATTCGGTTTTCAAGTTACCTTGTTTCGAAATTCGCTGGTGCCAGAACTTCCAAAACAATCAGTTTCACCTTGGAGATCCAACCAGCTCTTTATGGGGCACTTAGCTCTTTCTGATATTCAGGAAGATCGCTTTTACCACGCTGAACGCTTTCAACGTGCTGCTTTGGGTTTGGCTGGAGTAGAAGCACAGCCTCTAAAAATTTGGTTAGATGATTGGGAGATCAAAGGAGTTGGTAACGATCCGATGAAATGGCAACTACTTGCTAAGACGGAAGAATTTGGAATCAATCTAGAAGTAACTCCAAGTAAGCCATTGGTACTTCAGGGAAATCAGGGACTGAGCCAGAAAGGGAAAGAACCGGGCAATGCCTCTTATTACTATTCTTTCACTCGAATGATTGCGAGTGGTGAAGTGACAACTCCTCAAGGAACTTTTGATGTTACTGGCTCAAGTTGGCTGGATCGTGAGTGGAGTACAAGTGTCCTTGAATCAAACCAAGTAGGCTGGGACTGGTTCGCATTGCAACTGAACGATGGGACAGATTTGATGTATTATCAACTGCGAGATAAAGAAGGAAAACCGGACAAACAAAGTTCAGGCAAATTGGTCAATCCAAATGGAGAAAGTCGAAATCTGAACTTTGAAGAAGTAGCCCTCCGGGTTGTTGAATTTTGGAAAAGCCCTAAGAGTGGAGCATCCTATCCCGCTGGGTGGACCTTGAAGCTAGCTTCTGAAAACCTTGATCTGGAAATTTTACCTAGAATGAGTGACCAGGAATTAGAAACTACGGTTTCCTATTGGGAAGGATCAGTTCGTGTGCAAGGCACTCAGAATGGACAACCCATACAAGGCATAGGGTACGTTGAGATGACAGGCTATGATCAATTCATGACCTCTGTGGATGGGCCGTAG